A single region of the Hirundo rustica isolate bHirRus1 chromosome 31, bHirRus1.pri.v3, whole genome shotgun sequence genome encodes:
- the LOC120764546 gene encoding hydroperoxide isomerase ALOXE3-like, with translation MAVYKVTVATGDMAEAGTTNSISITLVGSYGESRQTTVSFLFLPGKERSLSVHCGQDLGPIILIRLHKWRLFLEDAWFCKDIRVTAPNGTLYRFPCYQWLEGVTTVELREGSGKKLVDDKLQILKEHRFQELAARQEAYRWKNFAQGWPRCLNVDSIIELDSSIQFSRIRASNFTGFLIFQGASHFLSGFLLRRTSWNSLDEMRTVFSRTQGRDIVPEYVAKHWQEDDFFGSQFLNGNNPIVIHRCTTLPLKFPVTSEMVAGSLGGGTDLGKELQEGRIFLVDYKVLEDIPTDTIYGRQQYIAAPLCLLHQGTDGLLRPIAIQLSQTPGPCSPIFLPSDDEWDWLLAKTWVRNADFYSHQLLTHLLRTHLFGEVFAIATLRHLPTCHPLFKLLMPHFRFTLHINTLARSVLINPGGLIDKGSGATYEGLLLVVQRGLEQVTYKSLCLPDDIRHRGMSHVPNYLYRDDGMSLWEAIESFVTGIVTFYYGGDAAVSGDTELQAWVMDIFTNGFLGRTSSGVPSSLQTVAELIKFLTMVMFTCSAQHAAVNNGQYDLGAFVPNAPSSMRHPPPCEKGRAFLQHFLDTIPEVATTANILVALILLSSQLKDRRLLGQYPEEWFTEAEPRRLIRAFQGQLQEIRERIEERNHQAKLRYNYLNPLETENSISI, from the exons ATGGCTGTCTACAAGGTGACAGTAGCAACCGGTGACATGGCAGAAGCTGGGACCACCAACTCCATCTCCATCACTTTGGTGGGCAGCTATGGCGAGAGCCGCCAGACCACCGTCTCCTTCTTGTTCCTGCCAGGGAAG gaGAGGAGCCTGTCTGTGCACTGCGGGCAGGACTTGGGTCCTATTATCCTCATCCGTCTGCATAAGTGGCGGCTCTTCCTGGAGGATGCCTGGTTCTGCAAGGACATCCGGGTGACAGCCCCCAACGGCACCCTGTATCGCTTCCCCTGCTACCAATGGCTGGAGGGGGTCACCACGGTGGAGTTGCGGGAGGGCTCAG GGAAGAAGCTGGTGGATGACAAGCTGCAGATCCTCAAGGAACATCGTTttcaggagctggcagcacggCAGGAAGCTTACCG GTGGAAGAACTTTGCCCAGGGCTGGCCCCGTTGCCTCAACGTGGACTCCATCATCGAGCTGGACTCCAGCATCCAGTTCTCCCGCATCAGGGCCAGCAACTTCACTGGTTTCCTCATCTTCCA AGGGGCCTCCCACTTTCTGTCAGGGTTCCTACTGAGACGCACCTCCTGGAACAGCCTGGATGAGATGCGCACCGTCTTCTCCCGGACGCAGGGCAGGGACATTG TCCCTGAGTACGTGGCCAAGCACTGGCAAGAAGATGACTTCTTCGGTTCCCAGTTCCTCAATGGCAACAACCCCATCGTCATCCATCGCTGCACCACACTGCCGCTCAAATTCCCAGTGACATCAGAGATGGTCGCTGGCTCACTGGGAGGTGGTACTGACCTGGGCAAGGAGCTGCAAGAAGGTCGGATTTTCCTTGTGGACTACAAGGTGCTGGAGGACATCCCAACCGACACCATTTATGGGCGCCAGCAGTACATAGCAGCCCCACTCTGCCTGCTTCACCAGGGCACCGATGGGCTCCTGCGCCCCATCGCCATCCAG CTCAGCCAAACGCCAGGACCCTGCAGCCCCATCTTCCTGCCGAGTGATGATGAATGGGATTGGCTGTTGGCCAAGACCTGGGTGCGCAATGCTGACTTCTACAGCCACCAGCTCCTCACCCACCTGCTGAGGACCCACCTCTTTGGGGAGGTCTTTGCCATCGCCACACTGCGCCACCTTCCCACCTGTCACCCCCTCTTCAAG CTCCTCATGCCCCATTTCCGCTTCACACTGCACATCAACACCTTGGCTCGCAGTGTCCTCATCAACCCAGGTGGCCTCATTGACAAG GGCTCAGGCGCGACCTatgaggggctgctgctggtggtacAGCGAGGCCTGGAGCAGGTGACCTACAAGTCCCTGTGCCTGCCCGATGACATCCGCCACCGTGGCATGTCCCATGTCCCCAACTACCTCTACCGAGATGATGGGATGAGCCTCTGGGAAGCCATTGAGAG CTTTGTCACTGGCATTGTGACATTCTACTATGGTGGGGATGCAGCAGTGAGTGGGGACACTGAGCTGCAGGCCTGGGTGATGGACATCTTCACCAATGGCTTCCTGGGCAGGACCTCCTCAG GTGTTCCCTCCTCGCTGCAGACAGTGGCGGAGCTCATCAAGTTCCTCACCATGGTGATGTTCACCTGCTCAGCTCAGCACGCGGCTGTCAACAATGGGCAG TATGATCTGGGGGCCTTCGTCCCCAACGCCCCGTCCTCCATGCGCCACCCACCACCCTGTGAGAAGGGCCGGGCCTTCCTCCAGCACTTCCTCGACACCATCCCTGAGGTCGCCACCACTGCCAACATCCTGGTGGCTCTCATTCTCCTCAGCTCCCAACTCAAGGACAGG AGGCTCCTGGGACAGTACCCAGAGGAGTGGTTCACGGAGGCGGAACCCCGGCGGCTCATCCGGGCCTTCCAAGGGCAGTTGCAGGAGATCCGGGAACGGATTGAGGAGAGGAACCACCAGGCTAAGCTGAGATACAACTACCTGAACCCACTGGAGACAGAGAACAGCATCTCCATCTGA
- the PGLYRP2 gene encoding N-acetylmuramoyl-L-alanine amidase yields MFPWLLLALSVCTRPGTAVSPTVPPRHMDSVLDILDALESPARGGSLGTAAALWRELGVCSTPGCRAVLGETPGTPERPPALTLGQWQLLTELLRHDPVTPELGVVLAPDGSTLALGPLLAGIEAGLRSGGFGRPLPTLDPPVDPLLAVTIAEALGTSFLLAGGGDNNATALGPGGCWDDAENPQNYTLRGPPSPVPDPVAIGAMDGVVLGARLARGPLPVVELIQGYYGTGNGSEAGRPPSSYRRRDFGALAGQGRLEKEVAAVLGLLRTLSPTPEFLRDVGAQEVAAVAHRAAREFSERYVECPTIMPRCLWGAQPYRGTPALLRPPLASVFLHHTLEPSQPCRTFGACARAMRDMQSFHQDTRGWDDIGYSFVVGSDGYLYEGRGWHWVGAHTKGYNTQGFGIGIVGDFTATLPDPDTLALVRDELLPCAVRSGHIWPNFTLRGHRQLRHTDCPGNALFQEIQSWPGFQGTPVALGLG; encoded by the exons ctgtgtccccaaCTGTCCCCCCACGTCACATGGACTCGGTGCTCGACATCCTGGACGCCCTCGAGtccccggcccggggcggcTCTCTCGGCACCGCAGCGGCCTtgtggagggagctgggggtctGCAGTACTCCGGGGTGCCGGGCGGTGCTGGGCgagacccccgggacccccgaaCGCCCCCCGGCTCTCACCTTGGGCCAGTGGCAGCTCCTGACCGAGCTCCTCCGCCACGACCCGGTGACACCGGAGCTGGGGGTGGTGCTGGCCCCCGACGGCTCCACGTTGGCCCTCGGTCCCCTCCTGGCGGGCATCGAGGCAGGGCTGAGATCCGGCGGGTTTGGAcgacccctccccaccctcgACCCGCCCGTCGACCCCCTCTTGGCCGTCACCATCGCCGAGGCTCTGGGGACATCCTTCCTGCTGGCCGGGGGTGGTGACAACAACGCCACCGCGCTGGGACCCGGCGGCTGCTGGGACGATGCGGAGAACCCCCAAAATTACACCTTGAGGGGTCCCCCGTCCCCTGTCCCCGACCCTGTGGCCATCGGGGCCATGGATGGGGTGGTCCTGGGGGCTCGGCTAGCCCGGGGACCCCTCCCGGTGGTCGAGCTGATCCAAGGCTACTACGGCACCGGGAACGGCTCGGAAGCGGGAAGACCCCCCAGCAGTTACCGGCGCCGGGATTTTGGTGCACTGGCTGGACAGGGACGCCTGGAGAAAGAGGTGGCGGCGGTTCTGGGGCTGTTGAGGACACTGTCGCCCACCCCGGAGTTCCTGAGGGACGTGGGGGCACAGGAGGTGGCGGCCGTGGCTCATAGGGCAGCACGGGAGTTCAGTGAGCGCTACGTGG aGTGCCCCACCATCATGCCCCGCTGCCTGTGGGGTGCCCAGCCCTACCGAggcaccccagccctgctgcggCCCCCGCTGGCCTCAGTGTTCCTGCACCACACCCTGGAGCCATCACAACCCTGCCGGACCTTTGGTGCCTGCGCCCGCGCCATGAGGGACATGCAAAGCTTCCACCAGGACACCCGCGGCTGGGACGATATTGGCTACAG CTTCGTGGTGGGCTCGGATGGGTACCTGTACGAGGGccgggggtggcactgggtgggtgCTCACACCAAAGGCTACAACACCCAAGGCTTCGGCATTGGCATCGTTGGGGACTTCACGGCCACCCTGCCGGACCCTGACACACTGGCCCTGGTGCGGGACGaactcctgccctgtgctgtccGCTCTGGCCACATCTGGCCAAACTTCACCCTGCGTGGCCATCGCCAGCTCAGACACACCGACTGCCCTGGCAACGCCCTCTTCCAGGAGATCCAGAGCTGGCCTGGCTTCCAGGGGACACCAGTAGCCCTGGGGCTTGGG TGA